A stretch of Tripterygium wilfordii isolate XIE 37 chromosome 11, ASM1340144v1, whole genome shotgun sequence DNA encodes these proteins:
- the LOC120008743 gene encoding protein FAR1-RELATED SEQUENCE 5-like, which produces MESLKLGWSFVNLAEAWDFWKKYGKSVGFGVRKDYINQSKKDGVCTSAVFVCCKEGKRQEDKRRIGSIHRWETRSQCHVKVNIALDRGSHKYKIKNFVEEHNHELEPPETCHMIRSYKEVSASYGLAIELASDSELTPRATHELLCKEAEGRAKLGFIMEDQRSYLRSNREKKYGICDKLVTNIFWSDSRMIVDYVYFGDVLTFDTTYGTNKELRPLGAFVGLNHHRQMVIFGGALMYDETIDSFAWLFETFLKAHGGKRECDLIQDMGYAFGIWHLNQNGIKHLGWRMKEGSTFLTN; this is translated from the exons ATGGAAAGCCTAAAATTGGGATGGAGTTTTGTCAATTTAGCAGAAGCTTGGGACTTTTGGAAGAAGTATGGGAAATCTGTGGGGTTTGGAGTGCGAAAGGATTACATCAATCAAAGCAAAAAGGATGGAGTGTGTACTAGTGCAGTTTTTGTTTGTTGTAAAGAAGGTAAAAGACAGGAGGACAAACGGAGGATTGGTAGCATTCATCGTTGGGAAACAAGATCACAATGCCATGTAAAGGTGAACATAGCTTTGGACAGAGGGAGTCATAAATACAAGATCAAAAATTTTGTTGAGGAACACAATCATGAACTTGAGCCTCCAGAGACTTGTCATATGATAAGATCCTACAAAGAAGTGAGTGCATCTTATGGTTTGGCAATTGAGTTGGCTAGCGATTCCGAACTCACTCCTAGAGCAACCCATGAATTATTATGTAAAGAAGCAGAGGGGAGGGCAAAACTTGGGTTCATCATGGAAGATCAAAGGAGTTATTTGCGatcaaacagagaaaaaaaatatggaaTATG TGATAAATTAGTCACTAATATATTTTGGTCTGATTCGAGAATGATTGTTGATTATGTTTACTTTGGGGATGTACTCACCTTTGACACTACGTATGGCACCAACAAAGAGTTAAGACCGTTGGGTGCATTTGTTGGTCTTAACCATCACAGGCAAATGGTGATTTTTGGTGGTGCTCTTATGTATGATGAAACTATTGATTCATTTGCATGGTTATTTGAAACTTTCTTGAAGGCTCATGGTGGTAAGAG AGAGTGTGACCTGATACAAGACATGGGTTATGCATTTGGCATTTGGCATTTAAATCAAAATGGAATCAAGCATTTGGGTTGGCGAATGAAAGAAGGTTCTACATTTTTGACTAactga